Proteins found in one Acidobacteriota bacterium genomic segment:
- a CDS encoding M14 metallopeptidase family protein — translation MISRSAWGMVLAALMAAQALGQVPHPRDVFGFEPGADYKLADYGQLADYYRKLDAASPRVQAIEIGQSVLERPMLLLFISSSDNLARLEEWRTASEKLARARISAEEAERLADQGKAIVWIDAGLHATERAAAQMAPLLAYRVATEETPEMRRIRDDVVLLLMPIMNPDGLQIVVDWYKQVLGTPYETASPPELYHHYVGHDNNRDWFMNNMPESQAVNRVLYTQWYPQVVYNHHQTGPAWARIFLPPFKDPVNPRIHPGVTTGVNLFGSAMANRFALKRMPGVVSDVIYSMWWNGGMRTVPYFHNMIGLLTETSHSTPTPRYYDPEKRPASVASRRGSQGVPTDGTDIFYPYPWQGGESHFRDAVDYMLTASMAVLDLSSNLRRQLLFNIYSMGRDAIQAAEDDFYAYVIPAHQWDAGEAAALAEVLRQGGIEMERAVAPFQAGGRTFQSGSIIVPAAQAFRPYLLDLMEKQDYPDRRRTPDGPPDPPYDLAGWTLPMQMGVETVRVEEEFQADTRPLEGAVRVLAGAVDEPSGPGYFLSARSNAAVRAVNQLLEEDFQVAWIDAPADEEDGYYVAPRQVDGLLRRMAADLGVDFKALPQPQSPRWLKRPRVGLYKSHVANMDEGWTRWLLENYAFELVSLQDEDIRRGDLSGIDVIVLPDHSAERILNGHRPGFMPHQYVGGLGLEGALALKRYVQEGGRLVALDGACDFAIEQFGLPLRDAVGGLPPQRFFIPGSLVRLSVDTSHALGRGMQKEVAASFVRSRAFEIVEPSRRGEGGVEDTKPAPPPPVEVVARYAAEDILMSGWALGEQRYLSGRAALVQVEMGEGQVVLFAFRPQFRGQPRATYKLFFNALLAP, via the coding sequence ATGATTTCTAGAAGCGCTTGGGGGATGGTTTTGGCGGCGCTGATGGCGGCTCAGGCCTTGGGCCAGGTGCCGCATCCGCGCGATGTCTTTGGATTCGAGCCGGGAGCCGACTACAAGCTGGCCGACTACGGGCAACTGGCCGACTACTACCGCAAGCTGGACGCTGCCAGTCCGCGGGTGCAGGCGATCGAGATCGGCCAATCGGTGCTGGAACGGCCCATGCTTCTGCTCTTCATCTCCAGCTCCGACAACCTGGCCCGCCTGGAGGAATGGCGCACCGCCAGCGAAAAGCTGGCCCGCGCCCGCATTTCGGCCGAGGAAGCCGAAAGGCTGGCCGATCAAGGCAAGGCCATCGTCTGGATCGACGCCGGACTGCACGCCACCGAGCGCGCCGCCGCCCAGATGGCCCCCTTGCTGGCCTACCGCGTGGCCACCGAGGAAACGCCCGAGATGCGGCGCATCCGCGACGACGTGGTGCTGCTTCTCATGCCCATCATGAATCCGGACGGGCTGCAGATCGTGGTCGACTGGTACAAGCAGGTGCTGGGGACGCCCTACGAAACCGCCTCGCCGCCCGAGCTCTACCACCACTATGTGGGCCACGACAACAACCGCGACTGGTTCATGAACAACATGCCCGAGTCGCAGGCCGTCAACCGGGTGCTTTACACCCAGTGGTATCCGCAGGTTGTTTACAACCACCATCAGACCGGCCCGGCTTGGGCCCGCATCTTCCTGCCGCCCTTCAAGGATCCGGTCAATCCCCGCATCCATCCCGGCGTCACCACCGGGGTCAATCTTTTCGGCAGCGCCATGGCCAACCGCTTCGCCCTCAAGCGCATGCCGGGAGTGGTTTCCGACGTCATCTACAGCATGTGGTGGAACGGCGGCATGCGCACCGTCCCCTACTTCCACAACATGATCGGGCTTTTGACCGAGACCTCCCACTCCACCCCCACCCCGCGCTATTACGATCCCGAGAAGCGTCCCGCGTCGGTGGCGTCGCGGCGGGGCAGTCAGGGCGTGCCCACCGACGGCACCGACATCTTCTACCCCTACCCCTGGCAGGGAGGCGAATCGCACTTCCGCGACGCCGTCGACTACATGCTGACGGCCTCGATGGCCGTCCTCGACCTGTCCTCCAACCTGCGGCGCCAACTGCTCTTCAACATCTACAGCATGGGACGCGACGCCATTCAGGCGGCTGAGGACGACTTCTACGCTTACGTCATCCCGGCCCATCAGTGGGACGCGGGCGAGGCGGCCGCGCTGGCCGAGGTGCTGCGTCAGGGCGGCATCGAGATGGAAAGGGCGGTGGCGCCATTCCAGGCCGGCGGACGCACCTTCCAGTCCGGCTCCATCATCGTTCCCGCCGCCCAGGCCTTCCGCCCCTACCTGCTCGACCTGATGGAGAAGCAGGACTATCCCGACCGCCGCCGCACGCCCGACGGACCGCCCGATCCGCCCTACGACCTGGCCGGATGGACGCTTCCCATGCAGATGGGCGTGGAGACGGTGCGCGTGGAGGAGGAATTCCAGGCCGACACCCGTCCGCTCGAGGGCGCCGTGCGGGTGCTGGCGGGAGCGGTGGACGAGCCCTCGGGGCCCGGATACTTCCTCTCGGCCCGCAGCAACGCCGCCGTTCGTGCCGTCAACCAGTTGCTCGAAGAGGACTTCCAGGTGGCCTGGATCGACGCTCCCGCCGACGAAGAGGACGGATACTACGTGGCGCCTCGCCAGGTCGACGGATTGCTCCGCCGGATGGCGGCTGACCTGGGAGTCGACTTCAAGGCCTTGCCCCAGCCGCAGAGTCCCCGCTGGCTCAAGCGTCCCCGGGTAGGACTCTACAAGTCTCACGTGGCCAACATGGACGAAGGCTGGACGCGCTGGCTGCTGGAAAACTACGCCTTCGAACTGGTCAGCTTGCAGGACGAGGACATCCGCCGGGGAGACCTCTCCGGCATCGACGTCATCGTGCTTCCCGACCACTCGGCCGAGCGCATCCTCAACGGCCACCGTCCCGGTTTCATGCCCCACCAGTACGTGGGCGGGCTGGGACTGGAGGGCGCCCTGGCGCTCAAGCGCTACGTGCAGGAGGGCGGCCGGCTGGTGGCGCTGGACGGCGCCTGCGACTTCGCCATCGAGCAGTTCGGATTGCCCCTGCGCGATGCCGTTGGGGGTTTGCCCCCGCAGCGTTTCTTCATCCCCGGTTCGCTGGTGCGCCTGAGCGTCGACACCTCCCACGCCCTGGGACGCGGCATGCAGAAGGAAGTGGCCGCTTCCTTCGTGCGCAGCCGGGCTTTCGAGATCGTCGAGCCCAGCCGCCGCGGCGAGGGCGGCGTAGAGGACACCAAGCCGGCGCCGCCACCGCCCGTCGAGGTGGTGGCCCGCTATGCCGCCGAAGACATCCTCATGAGCGGATGGGCTTTGGGCGAGCAGCGCTACCTGAGCGGCCGAGCCGCCCTGGTGCAGGTGGAGATGGGAGAAGGCCAGGTAGTCCTCTTCGCCTTCCGCCCCCAGTTCCGCGGCCAGCCTCGGGCCACCTACAAGCTCTTTTTCAACGCCTTATTGGCCCCCTGA
- a CDS encoding ADOP family duplicated permease, with translation MSSRPRPQSVGGVFGLLTRVLLYLYPGEFRRRHREGMLRLFVEMQREARRRGRLSLAAFRLTTLADLIYNGAASRLEAWLGAPSPRPSPTRQTPGSPRPQGAATMSTFFQDLRYGARKLVHRPLHSAVIIFTLALGIGVNTAIFSLVHEIFLKPAPYRDPSTVVMLWPENWFSASEFDYYRQGLSEVAQTAAIYGDSVTLTGMENPARLSGARVSDNFFQVVGVEAALGRVLRPGDSRTQPVVISHALWTSLMGGDAAVLGRELRLDGKIHLVAGVMPAGFHSLPMQADVWLPMTTDTSSSSYEGLYHLKLLARLGPQATLGAVSRELRSLALRRAQARPDLHGEEYGRQADARPIASVVAYDQRTPVLLVQMAMLLVLLIVCANLANLQLAAGSVRGGELALRTALGAGRRRLLRQLLSESLMLALLGGGAGVALAALIMETVRLPEETPPWIDPALNPSVLAAAAAISLLCGVLFGLLPAWRHSRTDLGHLRAGGRAHSAAGGRLRTVLVAAEVALALLLTAGAGLVLESFYKVSRVDPGFRPERLLTLRLTPTGSTTAQDANLLDYYERVRQSVQSLPGVQSLGMAQHVALRDSPWFTLMHPQDHQSPNGRGFPVNIMTADAGYFPTLGIPLLQGRLFAPQDTPQSAPVVIVNEALVRKYWPSESPLGKRIGIHRGGERVELEVVGVVGDVPYLGLGSSVWPRLYAPFDQSPRNAMCLFARTAGPPEQWTASIRQSVWAVEPDVPITRVSSLEDVVQDSLLMQRLLAQLLGAFGLLALALGASGIYGVVSYSVTRRTREIGLRVALGASRGRVLGQILARALRPVLAGLALGLAGAWILSGILTIQLYGASPQDPLLLAGAACVLLLTALLATLLPARRALGIDPAGALRQE, from the coding sequence CCTCGCCAACTCGCCAAACCCCAGGGAGCCCCAGGCCGCAAGGAGCCGCAACCATGTCGACTTTTTTTCAAGACCTGCGCTACGGCGCACGCAAGCTCGTTCACCGCCCGCTTCACAGCGCCGTCATCATCTTCACGCTGGCGCTGGGAATCGGAGTCAACACGGCCATCTTTTCGTTGGTGCATGAGATCTTCCTCAAACCGGCGCCCTATCGCGACCCGTCCACGGTGGTGATGTTATGGCCCGAGAACTGGTTCTCGGCTTCGGAGTTCGATTACTACCGCCAAGGACTCTCCGAAGTGGCCCAGACTGCGGCCATCTACGGCGATTCCGTCACCTTGACGGGAATGGAAAACCCGGCCCGCTTGAGCGGCGCACGCGTCAGCGACAATTTCTTTCAGGTGGTGGGCGTGGAGGCCGCCTTAGGACGCGTTTTGCGTCCCGGAGACTCCCGAACCCAGCCGGTCGTCATCAGCCACGCCTTGTGGACCTCGCTGATGGGGGGCGATGCGGCCGTCTTGGGACGCGAACTGAGGCTGGACGGGAAAATCCACCTTGTGGCGGGCGTCATGCCGGCCGGCTTTCACAGCCTGCCCATGCAGGCCGACGTGTGGCTGCCCATGACGACCGACACTTCCTCCAGCTCCTACGAGGGGCTCTACCATCTCAAGCTGCTGGCCCGGCTGGGCCCGCAGGCGACGCTCGGCGCAGTGTCGCGGGAACTGCGTTCGCTGGCCCTGCGACGGGCCCAGGCCAGGCCCGACCTTCATGGCGAGGAGTACGGACGCCAGGCCGACGCCCGGCCCATCGCCTCGGTGGTGGCCTACGACCAGCGGACGCCGGTGCTGCTGGTGCAGATGGCGATGCTTCTGGTCCTGCTCATCGTCTGCGCCAATCTGGCCAACCTGCAGTTGGCGGCGGGGTCGGTGCGGGGAGGGGAACTGGCCCTGCGAACCGCGCTGGGGGCCGGCCGGCGCCGGCTGCTGCGTCAGTTGCTAAGCGAAAGCCTGATGCTGGCGCTGCTGGGCGGAGGAGCCGGAGTCGCCTTGGCCGCGCTGATCATGGAAACGGTACGTTTGCCCGAGGAGACGCCTCCCTGGATCGACCCCGCCTTGAATCCCTCGGTGCTGGCCGCGGCTGCGGCCATCTCGTTGCTGTGCGGCGTCCTCTTCGGACTGCTGCCCGCCTGGCGCCATTCCCGCACCGACCTGGGACACCTGCGCGCCGGCGGACGCGCCCATTCCGCCGCCGGCGGACGCCTGCGCACCGTCCTGGTGGCGGCCGAAGTGGCGCTGGCCCTGCTCCTGACGGCGGGAGCCGGACTGGTGCTGGAAAGCTTCTACAAGGTCAGCCGGGTCGATCCCGGGTTCCGCCCCGAACGGCTGCTGACCCTGCGTCTGACCCCCACCGGGTCGACCACGGCCCAGGACGCCAACCTGCTCGACTACTACGAACGGGTGCGCCAGTCCGTGCAATCGCTGCCCGGCGTCCAGTCGCTGGGGATGGCCCAGCACGTGGCCTTGCGCGACAGCCCCTGGTTCACGCTCATGCATCCTCAGGACCACCAGTCCCCCAATGGACGCGGCTTCCCGGTCAACATCATGACGGCGGACGCGGGCTACTTCCCCACGCTGGGAATCCCCCTGCTGCAGGGCCGCCTCTTCGCTCCCCAGGACACGCCGCAAAGCGCGCCGGTTGTAATCGTCAATGAAGCCCTGGTGCGCAAGTACTGGCCCTCGGAAAGCCCCTTGGGCAAGCGCATCGGCATCCACCGCGGCGGGGAACGGGTGGAACTGGAGGTGGTGGGGGTAGTGGGCGACGTTCCCTACCTGGGATTGGGAAGCAGCGTGTGGCCGCGCCTCTATGCGCCCTTCGACCAGTCGCCCCGCAACGCCATGTGCCTCTTTGCCAGGACCGCCGGTCCGCCGGAGCAATGGACGGCGTCCATCCGCCAGAGCGTTTGGGCCGTCGAGCCCGACGTCCCCATCACCCGCGTCAGCTCCCTTGAGGACGTCGTGCAGGACTCGCTGCTGATGCAGCGTCTGCTGGCCCAGTTGCTGGGCGCCTTCGGACTGCTGGCCCTGGCCCTGGGCGCCAGCGGAATCTACGGCGTGGTCTCCTACAGCGTGACCCGGCGGACGCGCGAAATCGGCTTGCGGGTGGCACTGGGCGCCTCGCGCGGGAGGGTGCTGGGCCAGATCCTGGCCCGGGCGCTGCGTCCGGTGCTGGCGGGACTGGCCCTGGGACTGGCGGGGGCCTGGATTCTCTCCGGCATCCTCACCATTCAGCTTTACGGAGCCTCGCCCCAGGATCCTCTGCTTCTCGCCGGGGCCGCCTGCGTCCTGCTGCTGACCGCTCTGCTGGCCACCCTGCTGCCGGCCCGCCGGGCCCTGGGCATCGACCCCGCCGGAGCCCTGCGCCAGGAGTGA